Genomic DNA from Enterococcus saccharolyticus subsp. saccharolyticus:
CAATTCTTTTACATTTTCTTCCACGAGGGTTCCTCCTCAAAAACTAAGATTTTCGCTCTCACTTAGTGTACCGTTCCAACGTCAATTTTAGTTTAACGTTTTGTAAAGATTAAGCGAACTTTGTAAATTTTGTGTAAAGTTATTGAATAACATTACCTTCCCAATCGCGTTCAACTTCCATTCTAGAAACAGGAATATAGCCTAATTCACCAACCACACTTTCTTGTACCTCATCTGAAAGAATATAATCTAAAAATTCTTTGGTTAATGCTTGTGGTTCACCTTTTGTATACATATGTTGATAAGACCAAATAATCCATTCATTTGTGGTCACATTCTCATCTGTTGGTTCAACACCATCAATTGATAGAGTTGCGACATCATCTGTCACATAAGAAAAAGCGACATAGCTAATTGCTCCTGGCGTATCGGCAATAATTTGACGGACCATCCCACTAGAATCTTGTTCTTGCGCGCGTTTTGCTGTTTCACCATCTAGTACCCATTTTTCAAAGGTACCACGCGTGCCACTTCCTGCTGCACGGTTTAAAAGAACCACTTCTTGATCTTTTCCACCGACTTCTTTCCAGTTGGTAATTTCACCTAAAAAGATTTTTTTCAAGTTTTCTAAGGAAATATCTGACACACCTACCCCTTTATTGACAATGGGTGTGATTCCGACTGCTGCAACTTTATGGTCAACCAACGATGCTGCATCAATTCCTTTTTTTTCTTCAGCAAATAAATCCGAGTTACCAATATCCACTGCACCAGATTGAACTTGGCTTAAACCAGTCCCACTTCCGCCACCTTGAACGTTGATAAATTCCCCTGGATTCTCTGTTTGGTAAGCTTCCGCTACTGTCTCAACTAATGGTTGTAGCGCAGAAGATCCGACTGCTGTCACAGATTCGCCACGGTCAATCCATTTAGCGCAACCTGTCATTAAAAGTGATAGCCCGATAAGCGGGAGCAATAATGTTCTTTTTTTCATCTGTAATCCCTCATTTTTTCATAATCATACATTACCATCATTTCTATTTTACCATCATCTGAAAAACTTGGAAAATACTTATTGATAAAAATGAGGTAATTCTTTTTTTTAACATCAAAAAACTCCAAGTATACCATACGAATCGCATACTCGGAGTTGTGTAAAATTAAATTTTTAAGAAACGTCTCATTGAAATAATTGATCCTAATGAACCAATCGCCATCCCAATGATTGCTAATAAAATACAGATTTGAATCGTAAATGTCCCTGGTGCTAATAAACTATAGTTTGAACGCAACAGTACTGGGTTGATAATATTGAAGAATCTTGGATACCCAAAATACATCAATGCAACTGGAACGGCTGCTCCAAACAAACCAATCCAACCACCTTCTAAGAAGAACGGCCAACGAATGTACCCATTTTTTGCGCCAACCAGTCGCATAATTTGAATTTCACGTTGACGTGATAAAATCGTAATACGGATTGTATTTGAAATTAAAAACATTGCAACCAATAATAAGAGTGCTGAACCAATTAAGCCCCATGTACGTACGCCTTGAGCAATACCAAAGATACGGTCAGATAAATCTTCTCCATAACTTGCTTTATGCACATATTTCGTAATCTGTTCAGCTTCTTCAGTAATCCCTTTTACATAACGAGGTTCGGTCGCACTTACGACAAAGATATCTAACAATGGATTATCTTGATCAAATAGTCCCCAAACATCTCCATAAGATTCTTTAATACGATCTAATTCTTCATCTTGACTGGAATATTTTACTGATTTCACATGTGGAATTTCTTTTAATTGTTTTTCTAATTCTTCTTTACCCTTATCGTCTGTACCGTAAGTAACAAAGACTGAAACATCCACGTTTTCTTCCATGTCTTGTGCTAATTTTACTGTATTCATAATGACAACTAAGAAAACACCTAATAGCGTCAGCGTAATCGTTACCGCACTAATGGAAGAAACTGTCATCCATCCATTACGACGTAAACTCTTCAAGCTTTCTAAAATGTGTCGGAAAAAAGTTCTAATCATCGTAGCCGTACTCTCCTTCCGCTTGGTCCCGAATAATACGTCCATTTTCAATCGCAATTACACGATGACGAATCGTATTTACAATTGTACTGTTATGTGTTGCCATCACAATTGTCGTTCCTTGCCCATTGATACGTTCTAGTAATTTCATGATTTCCCATGAATTTTCCGGATCAAGGTTTCCTGTTGGTTCGTCAGCAATTAATACTTTCGGCGTATTCACAATCGCACGAGCAATCGATACACGTTGTTGTTCCCCACCAGAAAGTTCACTTGGAAAAACGCGGACTTTATGTTTCAAACCTACAAGATCAAGGACTTCCATTACACGTTTTTTAATTTCACGTGGTTTACGACCAATTACTTGCATAGCATAGGCAACATTTTCGTAGACTGTTTTTTTCGGTAATAATTTGTAATCTTGGAAGACTACTCCAATTTCACGACGCAATAATGGTACATCACGACGTTTAATTTTTGTTAATTCATAGCCTGCCACACTCAAGATACCTTTCGTGGCTTTTTCTTCTCGATACATTAATTTGATAAAGGTTGATTTCCCTGCGCCGGATGGACCTACGACGTAAACAAATTCACCTTGATTAATCGAAACCGAAAGATTACGGATAGCTGTTGTACCATTAGAGTACTTCTTCATTACATCTTGCATTTCAATCATGGCTATCTCTCCAATCATTTTTATTCATACTGGCTCATTATAGCATGCCTATATTGCAGAAAGCTTTCAGTAAGTTACATTTTCATTTCATTTGAATGACTTTTAGTTATTTTGATTTAATTTAAATTTCAAGTACGCATCAATAAATCCGTCTAAATCGCCATCCATTACCGCTTGGACATTTCCCGTTTCAAAATTCGTACGATGATCTTTTACCATTGAATAAGGATGGAAAACATACGAACGAATTTGTGATCCCCAACCAATTTCTAGCTGTTCGCCACGTAACGCAGCAGCTTCTTGTTCTTGTTTTTCCACTTCTAATTGATACAATTTTGCTTGCAACATGCTCATCGCTTGTTCACGGTTTTTCAATTGTGAACGTTGCGCTTGACTAGCAACAACCGTGCCTGTTGGAATATGCGTGATACGTACAGCCGATTCGGTTTTATTGATATGCTGCCCACCTGCACCGCTTGCTCGATAAGTATCTATTTTTAAATCATCTGAATTAATATCTACTTCAATAGCTGAATCTAATTCTGGCATGACATCAACTGAACAAAATGACGTATGGCGACGTTTCGCTGAATCAAACGGTGAAATTCGTACTAAACGATGAACCCCTTTTTCTGATTTCAAGTAACCATAAACATTATGCCCTTTAATCATTAAAGTCACACTTTTAATTCCGGCTTCATCCCCAGCTTGATAATCCAAGACTTCTACTTGGTAGCCATGTTGTTCCGCCCAACGTGTGTACATGCGCAACAACATACTTCCCCAGTCTTGTGACTCCGTACCACCTGCACCAGGATGTAATTCTAAAATCGCATTATTGCGATCATAAGGGCCATCTAATAACATAGATAATTCATACGTATTCATTTCTTCACGTAATTTTTTCATTCCGGTGACTAATTCTTCTTCAATTTCTGCATCTGGTTCTTCTTGCAACATTTCTAATAATACTTCTAATTCTTCCACACCATTTGCTAAATGATTAAATTGATCATAGGTTTCTTTATTGGCATTATTTTCATTAATGACTTGTTGCGCAGTTTCTGCATTGTCCCAAAAACCGGGTTCTGCCATGCGATGTTCTGCTTCTGCAATATCTTCTTCTAATTGTTCGAGGTCAAAGAGACCCCCTAAAGCTTGTAATTTTGGCGTTCATTTCTTCTAATTGATTGCGAATTTCTGCAATTTCCATTTTGTTTCCTTCTTTCTGATGATTATACAATCAAAGGGCTGGACAATTTATATGACCAGCCCCCCGAAGAGTACAAATAAATTGTCTCTTTATTTCATTTTTTGTCTATTTCCCTTTACCATGGCAGTTTTTGTATTTCTTACCACTACCACAAGGACATGGATCATTACGTCCAACTTTTGTTACTTGAACAGGACGTTTTTCAGCTGTATTGGTATCTGCTTGTTCAGTTGGTTGGACTTCTGGTTGAGCAACTTGCTCACGTTGTACGTTTTGACGAATTTCTGCTTTCATAAATAGACGAGTAACGTCATATTCAATCGCACCAATCATGTTTTCAAACATTGTGTAGCCTTCTGTTTGATATTCAACCAATGGATTATTTTGTCCATATGCACGTAACCCAATCGATTGACGTAATTGATCCATTGCATCAATGTGATCTGTCCATTTTGAATCTACCACACGTAGAATAACTACTTTTTGGAATTCTAATAGTTGTTCTGGACTGTTTAATTGTGTCACTTTTTCATCAAATTTTTCTTGCGCACGTTGCATTAAGTAATCTTTCACTTGCTGTGGATCTTTTCCTTCAAGATCAGCAACAGAAATAGAATCTTCATGAACTAAAACACTACCTGCAAAATCGACAATGCCGATACGGTTTAATTGATGTGCTTCAACATCTGTATGACCATCTACCACACGTTCAATAGTACGTTTTACCATGTTCATCAACACATCTGACAATGAAGATTCTTCCATAATCACTTGTTGACGTTGACCGTAAATCACTTCACGTTGTTCACGCATTACATCATCGTATTGTAAAACATTTTTACGGGTATCGTAGTTGTTTCCTTCCACGCGTTTTTGAGCAGACTCTACTTGGCGTGAGAACATTTTGCTTTGAATCACAGAATCTTCTTCATCAATATTCAAACGGTCTAAAAATGCTTTAATTCGTTCCGAACCAAAACGTTTCATCAAATCGTCTTCTAGTGATAAATAAAATTGAGAAACCCCTGGATCACCTTGTCGTCCGGCACGTCCACGTAACTGATTATCAATACGACGTGATTCATGACGCTCTGTACCAATTACAGCTAGACCACCCACTTCAGCAACACCTAGGCCCAGTTTAATATCGGTCCCACGACCAGCCATGTTGGTAGCGATTGTAACGGCACCCTTTTGCCCAGCATTTAGGATAATTTCTGCTTCTTTAAAGTGATTTTTCGCATTTAATACTTCATGAGGAATGCGTTCTTGATCCAACATATTTGATAATAATTCAGACGTTTCAACAGCAACTGTTCCGACTAAGACAGGTTGCCCTTTGCGATGACGCTCTTTAATATCTTGCACAACTGCCTTAAACTTACTGCTTAATGTTGGGTACAATAAATCAGCACGGTCATCACGAATTACTGGTTTATTCGTTGGAATTTGGAATACTTGAATATTGTAAATTTCACGGAATTCCTCTTCTTCTGTTTTCGCAGTACCTGTCATACCAGACAATTTTTTATACATACGGAAGAAGTTTTGGAAAGTAATTGACGCCAGTGTTTTTGTTTCATCTTCAATTTCTACGCCTTCTTTGGCTTCAATTGCCTGATGTAAACCATCTGAATAACGACGACCATCCATAATACGACCTGTAAATTGGTCAACAATCATTACTTTATTCTCTTGTACCACATAATCAATATCTCGAATCATGATATAGTTGGCACGCAATGCTTGATCTAGATGGTGTGTCAATGCTGTATTTTCAATATCATATAAATTGTCTAAACCAAATGTTTCTTCGGCTTTTTCAATCCCTGTTTCTGTCAAACTAATTGTTTTTGATTGCACGTCAATTTTATAATCTTCTTCGGCTTTTAATCGTTTGATAAAATTATCCGCACGTACATATAAAGCTGTTGATTTTTCTGCTTGTCCAGAAATAATTAACGGCGTTCTTGCTTCATCAATTAAAATAGAGTCTACTTCATCGACAATGGCATAATTCAATGGGCGTTGCACCATTTGATGACGATACACAACCATATTGTCACGTAAATAGTCAAATCCTAGTTCGTTATTGGTACTATATGTGATGTCACACGCATAGGCTGCGCGTTTTTCTTCTGAAGATTTGGCATTGATGTTTAAACCAACTGTCATCCCTAAGAAATTGTATAATTCACCCATTTCGGTTGAGTCACGTGTTGCTAAGTACTCATTTACGGTTACAACGTGGACACCTTCACCTGTTAGGGCATTTAGGTATACTGGCATTGTTGCCGTTAACGTTTTCCCTTCACCTGTACGCATCTCTGGAATGTTCCCGTCGTGTAACACAATCCCACCCATTAACTGTACATGATAAGGATATAAACCTAAGACACGTTTTGCTGCTTCACGGACAACCGCAAATGCTTCTGTTAATAATTCGTCTAAGGTTTCTCCTTGTTGATAACGTTGACGAAACTCATCTGTTTTCGCACGTAATTCTTCATCTGATAATGCACTCATTTGATCTGCTAACGTTTCGATCTTGTTTGCCATTTGATCTAATCGTTTAATTTCTTTTTTATCGTTTTCAATCAGTGTTCTAAAAAAGTTGGCCATCCTTTTACGATTCTCCTTTTAAACATTGTTCCACTTCCTAAGATAACATAGGAAAGTCCTCAATCCATTTTATCACTTGTTTCCTTTGATTGCTACTTTTTCCGCTAATTCACTTATAGGGATTTTCCATTTTAAGGAAAGCATAAAAAAATCTAGGTGTCTCCACCTAGATTTCTACATTTCAATTATTAATCTGTTTCAATCAAGCCATATTTGCCATCTTTACGACGATAAACAATGCTAGTACCATTTGTTTCTGCGTCTTCAAAGATGAAGAAGTTATGACCTAGCATATTCATTTGTAATACAGCTTCTTCACTGTCCATTGGTTTTAATGAAAGACGTTTTGTACGAACAATATCTAATTCAGAACCATTGTCTTCTTCTGCTTCCTCAGTCGCTGAAAAAATTGCTGCTTGTACATCAGGTAATGCTGTCTCTCTAGATTTACGGTTAATTTTTGTTTTGAATTTGCGGATTTGACGCTCTAATTTATCGACAACCAAATCAATACTTGCATATAAATCTGGTGATGTTTCTTCCGCGCGTAATACAAGATATGGTAGTGGGATAGTGACTTCTACCTTCGCTTTTTTATCTGTATAAACCTTTAAGTTTACGTGAGCTGTTGCATCTGGTGCATCACTAAAGTAGCGTTCTAATTTCCCTACTTTTTTCTCCACATAGTCGCGAATTGCCTCAGTAACTTCAATATTTTCTCCGCGTACATTATATCTAAACATAACAATTGCCCCTTTCATCTACCAATTAAAGAGGAATAAGGACCACTCTGTATTCCTCTTCTTATTTCTATTATATCGAACTTTACTATAAATGCAAAAGAAATCGGTATCAAAAACAGAAAATATTTTATCTAGCTAAAGATAAAGTTCTTATTTCGCTTGGCTGATAAAGATTTAGTACCTCTGATGCATGAAATAAAGTTCGTCCTGTTGTGTACACATCATCGACTAATAAAATTCGTTTTCCTTGCACGTCTTCTTTGGAGACGATTACTTCAAACGGTTGTGGTGTCATCAGTCTTTCTGCACGATTTTTCTGTGTTTGTGGGACTGTATTCATTTTTTTCACCAATAGTTTTTGGGTCTTAATATTAGCCCCTGTTAAGAACGCTTCCACTTGGTTGAATCCTCGTTTAAGATAACGTTCTTCAGATAGTGGAATAGCACAAATCACATCAAATTTCTCTTTTTTTAAAAACTTTCGTAGTTCTGCCATAAATGTTCTTCTCAATTGATAATCGCCTAAAAACTTATATTGGTGAATCCACGCTTGAAAGGCATCATCATATTGAAAAAAGGCATGATGTTGAAATTTATAATCAGGATATACGTCTTGCCAATCCAAACAGTCTTGACATTGACTAGCTTGTCCCATTTTTTGACAAGTCGGGCAACAAGGCTCTGTAATTGGAGATAATAATTCCGAGCAACTTGGACAACGCTCAGCTTGAAGATAAAAAGGCCACAGTATTTCTTGCATAGTCAGATTACGAATAATTTCTTTTTGGCACCAACTACAACGCATCTTTTCGCCACCTTTTTGCCAAATGGTTCATTTCCTTAATTTCCTGACACGCTTTGCGAATAGCTACCGTTTGTTGATTCAAAAAAAAGATTACTCGCCCATGATTAAAGGCTCCTTTTCGATCTACTCGACCAGAAATCTGCACCAACGCTGATTTCGTATAAACAGGATGATTCGCTCCCATAATAATGACTGAAACATGCTCAAATGTTACGCCTCTTTCTAAAATCGTGGTAGTGAAAAGCACCCGATACGACTTATCACGCATCGCTTGTACTTTAGCTTCTCGATGTTCATCTTGCGAAGAGACACAGGCAACTTCCCCTGTAGCAAAATACTGTTTGACAGCTGCATAGACTTTTTTCATATATGCAATACTAGGACAAAACACCAATACGGCATTCGCTTTTAGCAATTCATTTAATAAACGAATCAGTTTTCGCAAGTGCCATTTTCTTTGGTAACAGCTTGCCCAATGTTCATACCAGTGAAGTTCTGGAACAATTAACGGTCGTTGATGATAACGAATAGGTAATTGTTCAATGGCAAATTCTTCTTGAATTTCTGCTATTAACTGTTGCGGTGGTGTTGCAGTTAAATAAATATATCGGCCATTTGGTTTAATTGCTTGAGATACAGCAAAGCGTAATTGGGGATTACCCTCATAAGGAAACGCATCGATTTCGTCCACAATCAATAAATCAAATGCTTGATAAAAATGAATTAACTGATGTGTTGTGCAAACAGTTAATTTACTATATCGATACTTCTCTTCTGAAGCCCCATACAGCAATAATGTTTTTTCTTTCGGGAATGCTTGATGAATACGTGGAAATAATTCGCGGCACACATCGATTCGAGGAGATGTGACGCCCACACGGCCACCGAGCGACAACACTTGTTGAATAATCGGGAAAATCATCTCTGTCTTGCCTGCCCCTGTAACAGCCCAAATCATGGTATGCTGTTGATTTTCTAACAGATGATCAGCCACTGCTTGTTGGGGTGGTGTTAACTTTCCTTGCCACGTAAGAAGAACCTCACGTTTTTGAATGGTCGTTTCTTGCTTTGAGACTAGAAATTCCTCGCTAGTCAAACGACCAAATTGGACACACGCTCCACAATAGTATTTGCCACTTGGTAACAATTGTTCTTTTTTAGAAAATAACGTCCCACATCTTTGACACTGTCCAGTCTTTAAATCGAGTGCTTCACGCACCACCATGGCATCATCATCGACTGTCGGTAATTCACTTTTAGGAATAGCCACTTGTCTACCTAACCATTCGTTCATATTCTCACCTCTCATTGAGAAATACGCAAAAAAGCGAGAAAATAATAGCTATTTTCTCGCTTTATCTATTTTATTTATGAAGGGGGAATTATTCGCCAATCAAATCCAACGCTTGTTGCAAGACTTTCTCACCATTCATCATGCCATAATCAGCCATATTGATTACTTCTAAAGGAATACCTTTTGGTGCTAAGCGTTTTTCAAAATCGCCTTTCATAAAGCGAACTTGAGGACCTAATAATAGTACATTTACATCTTTATTGGCTAAATGATTGTCCGCATCTGAAGCTGATACTGCAAAAATATCTGTTTCTAATCCTTTCGCTTCTGCTGCTTGTTGCATTTTTGTTACTAATAAACTTGTACTCATACCTGCTGAACATACTAACATAATTGTTTTTTTCGCCATAATAAATCTCCCCTTAATCATTCGATTATCTTCTATTAATAAACCATACTTCTATTATAAAATAAACTTATTCTTTGTCAACGCTTCCTTTTAATTTCGCTCTAACCAAGTTGATTTCACCAACGGCCGAAAAACAGCATATTCTTTTTCTAAATTTACATAGACAACTTCATACTTGGCATTAATCCACGCATAAGCACCTTTTTCAGGATGTTTGTAATCATTGGTCCACCAATCAAGCGTTATGCGGGCTGTTTTAGGCAAACCATTGGCTGGAAATAATAATTCATCAAACTGGGTAAACGTTAATGTCACTTGCGAACCACCGTTATTTTTCAAGTACTTTGTAATGACATCGTATTTCTTTTTTCTTCTCGCCATCGCTCACCCTCCTTTTACTTATTATTACGCTTTCATCCGTAAATTGCAAGACTAGTCACCATTTGAAAATTCATCCATTTTTTTCTATACTAGAGAAAAGGAGTGCATGATTTTGATTGATACTTATTTAACCATCAAAGAAGATGGACAAAGTGAAATAGAAATAAAAAAATCTCGTTTTATT
This window encodes:
- the hpf gene encoding ribosome hibernation-promoting factor, HPF/YfiA family, with amino-acid sequence MFRYNVRGENIEVTEAIRDYVEKKVGKLERYFSDAPDATAHVNLKVYTDKKAKVEVTIPLPYLVLRAEETSPDLYASIDLVVDKLERQIRKFKTKINRKSRETALPDVQAAIFSATEEAEEDNGSELDIVRTKRLSLKPMDSEEAVLQMNMLGHNFFIFEDAETNGTSIVYRRKDGKYGLIETD
- the ftsX gene encoding permease-like cell division protein FtsX; translated protein: MIRTFFRHILESLKSLRRNGWMTVSSISAVTITLTLLGVFLVVIMNTVKLAQDMEENVDVSVFVTYGTDDKGKEELEKQLKEIPHVKSVKYSSQDEELDRIKESYGDVWGLFDQDNPLLDIFVVSATEPRYVKGITEEAEQITKYVHKASYGEDLSDRIFGIAQGVRTWGLIGSALLLLVAMFLISNTIRITILSRQREIQIMRLVGAKNGYIRWPFFLEGGWIGLFGAAVPVALMYFGYPRFFNIINPVLLRSNYSLLAPGTFTIQICILLAIIGMAIGSLGSIISMRRFLKI
- a CDS encoding PTS sugar transporter subunit IIB, with amino-acid sequence MAKKTIMLVCSAGMSTSLLVTKMQQAAEAKGLETDIFAVSASDADNHLANKDVNVLLLGPQVRFMKGDFEKRLAPKGIPLEVINMADYGMMNGEKVLQQALDLIGE
- the prfB gene encoding peptide chain release factor 2 (programmed frameshift), giving the protein MEIAEIRNQLEEMNAKITSFRGSLDLEQLEEDIAEAEHRMAEPGFWDNAETAQQVINENNANKETYDQFNHLANGVEELEVLLEMLQEEPDAEIEEELVTGMKKLREEMNTYELSMLLDGPYDRNNAILELHPGAGGTESQDWGSMLLRMYTRWAEQHGYQVEVLDYQAGDEAGIKSVTLMIKGHNVYGYLKSEKGVHRLVRISPFDSAKRRHTSFCSVDVMPELDSAIEVDINSDDLKIDTYRASGAGGQHINKTESAVRITHIPTGTVVASQAQRSQLKNREQAMSMLQAKLYQLEVEKQEQEAAALRGEQLEIGWGSQIRSYVFHPYSMVKDHRTNFETGNVQAVMDGDLDGFIDAYLKFKLNQNN
- the secA gene encoding preprotein translocase subunit SecA, coding for MANFFRTLIENDKKEIKRLDQMANKIETLADQMSALSDEELRAKTDEFRQRYQQGETLDELLTEAFAVVREAAKRVLGLYPYHVQLMGGIVLHDGNIPEMRTGEGKTLTATMPVYLNALTGEGVHVVTVNEYLATRDSTEMGELYNFLGMTVGLNINAKSSEEKRAAYACDITYSTNNELGFDYLRDNMVVYRHQMVQRPLNYAIVDEVDSILIDEARTPLIISGQAEKSTALYVRADNFIKRLKAEEDYKIDVQSKTISLTETGIEKAEETFGLDNLYDIENTALTHHLDQALRANYIMIRDIDYVVQENKVMIVDQFTGRIMDGRRYSDGLHQAIEAKEGVEIEDETKTLASITFQNFFRMYKKLSGMTGTAKTEEEEFREIYNIQVFQIPTNKPVIRDDRADLLYPTLSSKFKAVVQDIKERHRKGQPVLVGTVAVETSELLSNMLDQERIPHEVLNAKNHFKEAEIILNAGQKGAVTIATNMAGRGTDIKLGLGVAEVGGLAVIGTERHESRRIDNQLRGRAGRQGDPGVSQFYLSLEDDLMKRFGSERIKAFLDRLNIDEEDSVIQSKMFSRQVESAQKRVEGNNYDTRKNVLQYDDVMREQREVIYGQRQQVIMEESSLSDVLMNMVKRTIERVVDGHTDVEAHQLNRIGIVDFAGSVLVHEDSISVADLEGKDPQQVKDYLMQRAQEKFDEKVTQLNSPEQLLEFQKVVILRVVDSKWTDHIDAMDQLRQSIGLRAYGQNNPLVEYQTEGYTMFENMIGAIEYDVTRLFMKAEIRQNVQREQVAQPEVQPTEQADTNTAEKRPVQVTKVGRNDPCPCGSGKKYKNCHGKGK
- a CDS encoding phosphate ABC transporter substrate-binding protein PstS; translation: MKKRTLLLPLIGLSLLMTGCAKWIDRGESVTAVGSSALQPLVETVAEAYQTENPGEFINVQGGGSGTGLSQVQSGAVDIGNSDLFAEEKKGIDAASLVDHKVAAVGITPIVNKGVGVSDISLENLKKIFLGEITNWKEVGGKDQEVVLLNRAAGSGTRGTFEKWVLDGETAKRAQEQDSSGMVRQIIADTPGAISYVAFSYVTDDVATLSIDGVEPTDENVTTNEWIIWSYQHMYTKGEPQALTKEFLDYILSDEVQESVVGELGYIPVSRMEVERDWEGNVIQ
- a CDS encoding DUF7662 domain-containing protein, whose protein sequence is MARRKKKYDVITKYLKNNGGSQVTLTFTQFDELLFPANGLPKTARITLDWWTNDYKHPEKGAYAWINAKYEVVYVNLEKEYAVFRPLVKSTWLERN
- a CDS encoding ComF family protein; amino-acid sequence: MRCSWCQKEIIRNLTMQEILWPFYLQAERCPSCSELLSPITEPCCPTCQKMGQASQCQDCLDWQDVYPDYKFQHHAFFQYDDAFQAWIHQYKFLGDYQLRRTFMAELRKFLKKEKFDVICAIPLSEERYLKRGFNQVEAFLTGANIKTQKLLVKKMNTVPQTQKNRAERLMTPQPFEVIVSKEDVQGKRILLVDDVYTTGRTLFHASEVLNLYQPSEIRTLSLAR
- the ftsE gene encoding cell division ATP-binding protein FtsE encodes the protein MIEMQDVMKKYSNGTTAIRNLSVSINQGEFVYVVGPSGAGKSTFIKLMYREEKATKGILSVAGYELTKIKRRDVPLLRREIGVVFQDYKLLPKKTVYENVAYAMQVIGRKPREIKKRVMEVLDLVGLKHKVRVFPSELSGGEQQRVSIARAIVNTPKVLIADEPTGNLDPENSWEIMKLLERINGQGTTIVMATHNSTIVNTIRHRVIAIENGRIIRDQAEGEYGYDD
- a CDS encoding DEAD/DEAH box helicase, translated to MNEWLGRQVAIPKSELPTVDDDAMVVREALDLKTGQCQRCGTLFSKKEQLLPSGKYYCGACVQFGRLTSEEFLVSKQETTIQKREVLLTWQGKLTPPQQAVADHLLENQQHTMIWAVTGAGKTEMIFPIIQQVLSLGGRVGVTSPRIDVCRELFPRIHQAFPKEKTLLLYGASEEKYRYSKLTVCTTHQLIHFYQAFDLLIVDEIDAFPYEGNPQLRFAVSQAIKPNGRYIYLTATPPQQLIAEIQEEFAIEQLPIRYHQRPLIVPELHWYEHWASCYQRKWHLRKLIRLLNELLKANAVLVFCPSIAYMKKVYAAVKQYFATGEVACVSSQDEHREAKVQAMRDKSYRVLFTTTILERGVTFEHVSVIIMGANHPVYTKSALVQISGRVDRKGAFNHGRVIFFLNQQTVAIRKACQEIKEMNHLAKRWRKDAL